From the Armatimonadota bacterium genome, one window contains:
- the dprA gene encoding DNA-processing protein DprA: MSDIEQWVRLARLELSPKKAVSLVDYFGEPAEVFRAPIAEIKTAGALGDKTAERIREATSTSADEEMKALDKIGARAVTIRDGEYPANLRQIYDPPPVLFVKGELREEDRFAVAIVGTRRPSEYGRSMAMKVSRDLAARGLTVISGGARGIDTTVHTAAIAAGRTIAILGSGLDVPYPYENRGLFKRIAESGAVMSEYVPGTKPDGYRFPARNRLISGMSLGVLIVESLITGGAMITAGIAADQNRDVYAVPGATDNEFSEGPHRLIREGAKLVERAEDILEEIGVPVEHSDRRERPKVPDNITPEQKVVLEALNLHPKHVDDIIAECGLSASVANSTLTLLEMLGLVRRVPGNAYVRAV, from the coding sequence GTGTCGGACATCGAACAGTGGGTGCGCCTTGCCAGGCTCGAACTCTCCCCGAAGAAGGCCGTTTCCCTCGTGGACTACTTCGGCGAGCCGGCGGAGGTCTTCCGCGCCCCGATCGCCGAGATCAAGACCGCCGGCGCGCTGGGCGACAAGACCGCGGAGCGCATTCGCGAGGCGACCTCGACCTCCGCCGACGAGGAGATGAAGGCCCTCGACAAGATCGGCGCCCGGGCAGTCACCATCCGCGACGGAGAGTACCCCGCGAACCTGCGCCAGATATACGACCCGCCGCCGGTCCTATTCGTCAAGGGCGAACTCCGCGAGGAGGACCGGTTCGCCGTCGCGATCGTCGGCACGCGCAGGCCCTCGGAGTACGGCCGCTCGATGGCGATGAAGGTCAGCCGCGACCTGGCCGCCCGGGGGCTCACCGTCATCAGCGGCGGCGCGCGAGGGATAGACACGACCGTCCACACCGCCGCGATTGCCGCCGGACGAACGATCGCCATCCTCGGCAGCGGGCTCGACGTGCCGTATCCCTACGAGAACCGAGGTCTCTTCAAGCGCATCGCGGAGTCCGGCGCGGTAATGTCCGAGTACGTCCCAGGCACCAAGCCCGACGGGTACCGCTTCCCGGCGCGGAACCGGCTCATCAGCGGCATGTCGCTCGGCGTCCTGATCGTGGAGAGCCTCATCACCGGCGGCGCGATGATCACCGCCGGGATCGCCGCGGACCAGAACCGCGACGTGTACGCGGTCCCCGGTGCGACCGACAACGAGTTCAGCGAGGGGCCGCACAGGCTGATCCGCGAAGGCGCGAAGCTCGTCGAGCGCGCGGAGGACATCCTCGAGGAGATCGGGGTCCCGGTCGAGCACTCGGACCGGCGCGAGCGGCCCAAGGTCCCCGACAACATTACGCCCGAGCAGAAGGTCGTGCTGGAGGCGCTGAACCTCCACCCGAAGCACGTGGACGACATCATCGCGGAGTGCGGCCTGAGCGCGTCGGTAGCGAACAGCACGCTCACGCTCCTCGAGATGCTCGGCCTCGTCCGCCGCGTCCCCGGCAACGCATACGTCCGGGCGGTGTGA
- a CDS encoding family 10 glycosylhydrolase gives MCRMMLVSVAVLLVSAVVQAANMPGRAGCYVRFSEEIKSPRLLLKEMKAIKAAGIDFILPSGKSTSGTVNWDSKVAPPDLIANPKYMEMVVEYAHAVGLQVYPVVCVCTEGGNKVMNSLLQHNPGWALYFEGAKRGYIDVGNPDARAYELALITELVSNYDIDGLSLDYMRWENRVAYSDTGRERFLKKRGVDLAEIVSISPDVALDTEGGKKALSDVTRSAREHPVWPEWYDWRRDKLNAFMHELDRAVHKAKPGLPISSYVWGAHTYVGKYETCQDWKTWIAKGWLTWINPSGYRYTDESFMEAANGNRAAVPKTMPMYITIGVLTSHGSLATADDVKRHIAMSKEAGADGVIFFTWESLRKFLPDVSEAIKGF, from the coding sequence ATGTGCCGAATGATGCTCGTCAGCGTCGCCGTGTTGCTGGTGTCCGCGGTGGTTCAGGCCGCGAACATGCCGGGGAGAGCCGGATGCTATGTCAGATTCTCGGAGGAGATCAAGTCGCCGCGCCTGCTGCTCAAGGAGATGAAGGCGATCAAGGCCGCAGGGATCGACTTCATCCTACCCAGCGGCAAGTCTACGAGCGGCACGGTCAACTGGGATAGCAAGGTCGCGCCGCCCGACCTGATCGCCAACCCGAAGTACATGGAGATGGTCGTCGAGTACGCCCACGCGGTCGGCCTTCAGGTCTACCCGGTCGTCTGCGTCTGCACCGAGGGCGGCAACAAGGTGATGAACTCCCTGCTTCAGCACAATCCTGGCTGGGCGCTGTACTTCGAGGGTGCGAAACGGGGCTACATTGACGTCGGAAATCCCGACGCCCGGGCGTACGAGCTGGCTCTCATCACGGAACTGGTCTCGAACTACGACATTGACGGCCTGAGCCTTGACTACATGCGCTGGGAGAACAGGGTGGCGTACTCCGACACGGGCCGCGAGCGCTTCCTGAAGAAGCGTGGAGTGGACCTGGCTGAGATCGTCTCGATCAGCCCGGACGTCGCGCTCGATACCGAGGGAGGGAAGAAGGCGCTCTCGGACGTGACCAGGTCCGCCAGGGAGCATCCGGTCTGGCCGGAATGGTACGACTGGCGCAGGGATAAGCTGAACGCCTTCATGCACGAGCTCGACCGGGCGGTGCACAAGGCCAAACCGGGGCTGCCGATATCGAGCTACGTCTGGGGGGCGCACACCTACGTCGGAAAGTACGAGACCTGCCAGGACTGGAAGACGTGGATCGCGAAGGGGTGGCTGACTTGGATCAACCCGTCCGGCTACCGGTACACCGACGAGTCGTTCATGGAGGCGGCGAATGGTAACCGGGCGGCGGTCCCGAAGACCATGCCGATGTACATCACTATCGGCGTGCTCACGAGCCACGGCTCGCTGGCTACTGCGGACGACGTGAAGCGCCATATCGCGATGTCGAAGGAGGCCGGCGCGGACGGGGTGATCTTCTTCACCTGGGAATCCCTCCGCAAGTTCCTCCCGGACGTCTCCGAGGCGATCAAGGGGTTCTGA
- a CDS encoding family 20 glycosylhydrolase has translation MNPLFKPRLLEFHGRELPLFKSGKPAYQVVIADPLAREAASIVCRGLGYPEKSIVVESKSESRAPGIFICTPEGPSRFSNIIDGSRLPEAPKNKDQAFEIIVMGEDVVMLGYTSQALLQAARTLGDLVQGEGKKAVLPEMSVFDYPDLAYRGIYAECRWGPDNMTLQEWKQAIDTLADLRMNVLSIGVHNNWPIQYDGQLSEWLLVPIRKYPKLRTPKLVKYYSPTSKEDVRLEYVPRMYEEDLFGEIVKYGKSKGVLVRPHFNTPGHNTQIPRHYPETSAKFPDGKPKKYGFCMSNPKTFEMMFDIMDEICDRYLLPNGVDWFHIGLDEVYPLVGMNEDTPMLRIDPWCECPDCAKRSKEDHFVDYAVRLAKHLKEKGINNIGMWHDHFARGGKMNVELAKRFEDEGLKDNVILHWWRYADFFETTMPELGLRRWVTPMTGYFYWINYQNHLDNCFLAAKKGVEEGAEGTEAYGLWHPSYHQHFAILGAKAWNSDQWPDVASFRQAYSKVMFGDRWREGLQGFKYFDDMTAGIAMMNFASKLFDYPYLYAGWKEDAFIRQNYPRPLIEQMVPNPLNLMGFFNQISAYIQKAADIFSRDGLWLPSAINHQPLYAIECMRTKAVLDLFARMVVGVRLHRNGADEEGLSKAADDIDAATLKLEETMLAIEKTWDPPFVPQALRELTLMRDFAKCLAGELHLGPSAELKSMVTQPVDWPND, from the coding sequence ATGAACCCTCTGTTCAAGCCCAGACTGCTCGAATTCCACGGCAGGGAACTGCCGCTTTTCAAGTCGGGGAAGCCCGCATACCAGGTCGTCATCGCCGACCCGCTCGCACGTGAGGCGGCGTCGATCGTCTGCAGGGGCCTCGGCTACCCGGAGAAGTCGATCGTCGTCGAAAGCAAGTCCGAGAGCCGTGCGCCGGGCATCTTCATCTGCACGCCGGAGGGCCCGAGCCGATTCTCCAACATCATCGATGGCAGCCGACTCCCCGAAGCGCCGAAGAACAAGGACCAGGCGTTCGAGATCATCGTCATGGGCGAGGATGTCGTGATGCTCGGCTACACATCCCAAGCGCTCCTCCAGGCCGCCCGCACCCTCGGCGACCTCGTCCAGGGCGAGGGGAAGAAGGCCGTGCTGCCGGAGATGTCGGTCTTCGATTACCCCGATCTCGCCTACCGGGGCATCTACGCCGAGTGCCGATGGGGGCCGGACAACATGACCCTTCAGGAGTGGAAGCAGGCGATAGATACCCTCGCCGACCTGCGCATGAACGTCCTGAGCATCGGCGTCCACAACAACTGGCCGATCCAGTACGACGGCCAGCTCTCCGAGTGGCTGCTCGTCCCGATCAGGAAGTATCCCAAGCTCAGGACGCCGAAGCTGGTCAAGTACTACTCCCCGACGAGCAAGGAGGACGTCCGCCTGGAGTACGTCCCGCGCATGTACGAGGAGGACCTCTTCGGCGAGATCGTCAAGTACGGCAAGTCCAAGGGAGTGCTCGTCCGCCCGCACTTCAACACGCCGGGCCACAATACGCAGATTCCGCGCCATTACCCCGAGACGTCCGCCAAGTTCCCCGACGGCAAGCCGAAGAAGTACGGCTTCTGCATGAGCAATCCCAAGACGTTCGAGATGATGTTCGACATCATGGACGAGATCTGCGACCGGTATCTACTCCCGAACGGCGTCGACTGGTTCCACATCGGCCTCGATGAGGTCTATCCGCTCGTCGGCATGAACGAGGATACGCCGATGCTCCGGATCGACCCCTGGTGCGAGTGCCCGGACTGCGCGAAACGGTCGAAGGAGGACCATTTCGTCGACTATGCGGTCCGGCTGGCGAAGCATCTCAAGGAGAAGGGGATCAACAACATCGGCATGTGGCACGATCACTTCGCGCGAGGGGGGAAGATGAACGTCGAGCTGGCCAAGCGCTTCGAAGACGAGGGCCTCAAGGACAACGTCATCCTCCACTGGTGGCGCTATGCCGACTTTTTCGAGACCACGATGCCCGAACTCGGGCTCCGGCGCTGGGTCACGCCGATGACCGGCTATTTCTACTGGATCAACTACCAGAACCACCTCGACAACTGCTTCCTCGCGGCGAAGAAGGGAGTCGAGGAGGGCGCCGAGGGCACGGAAGCATACGGGCTCTGGCATCCGTCGTACCATCAGCACTTCGCGATCCTCGGGGCGAAGGCATGGAACTCCGACCAGTGGCCGGATGTCGCCTCGTTCCGTCAGGCGTACTCTAAGGTGATGTTCGGCGACCGATGGCGGGAGGGCCTCCAGGGGTTCAAGTACTTCGACGACATGACGGCAGGGATCGCGATGATGAACTTCGCGTCGAAGCTGTTCGATTACCCGTACCTCTACGCCGGTTGGAAAGAGGATGCGTTCATCCGGCAGAACTACCCGCGCCCGCTGATCGAGCAGATGGTCCCGAACCCACTGAACCTGATGGGATTCTTCAACCAGATCTCGGCGTACATCCAGAAGGCGGCGGACATCTTCTCCCGCGACGGCCTCTGGCTGCCATCAGCCATCAACCATCAACCATTGTATGCGATCGAGTGCATGCGGACCAAGGCCGTGCTCGATCTCTTTGCGCGGATGGTAGTGGGAGTCCGGCTGCATCGAAACGGCGCGGATGAGGAGGGGCTCTCGAAGGCCGCGGATGACATCGACGCCGCGACGCTCAAGCTCGAGGAGACGATGCTGGCGATCGAGAAGACGTGGGACCCGCCGTTCGTGCCTCAGGCGCTCCGTGAGCTGACCCTGATGCGCGACTTCGCGAAGTGCCTCGCCGGCGAACTCCACCTCGGGCCCTCCGCCGAGCTGAAGTCCATGGTCACCCAGCCGGTGGATTGGCCGAATGACTGA
- a CDS encoding family 10 glycosylhydrolase, producing the protein MKLAVRLALPLLVLSAAALPAAGMTEFRGLYVDAFHPGIKNHEQVTQMVSAAKAANFNALIVQVRKRGDAYYNSKIEPKASDIAPDYDPLADVIQQAHAVDLEVHAWLAVYEVALESKWFECSQQNISLSHPEWLMCFRDGKTTLAHSKIWVDPGVPAVQDHFVSIVLDLLKKYAVDGIHLDNIRYPDAKSGYNATSLERFNGERAGTDIPADDDTVWNAWRCRQITDLVRKVKASIETTKPEVKLSASVCSESPKLASEIFLQEWSVWTRDNLMDFVVPMVYLTVDRMPRYAAHALTAAYNRDVYVGIGAYRLSADLASKHITDVRGSGGLGIVVYSYHYLRPDVATDQCAKLSDLRSSVFTDAAAVPAMPWKQQEAN; encoded by the coding sequence GTGAAACTCGCAGTTCGATTGGCCTTGCCATTGCTTGTTCTGTCGGCGGCGGCTCTGCCGGCAGCCGGCATGACCGAGTTCCGCGGTTTGTATGTTGATGCCTTCCATCCCGGCATCAAGAACCACGAGCAGGTCACGCAGATGGTCAGCGCCGCCAAAGCGGCGAACTTCAACGCTCTTATCGTCCAGGTGCGCAAACGAGGCGACGCCTACTACAACTCGAAGATCGAGCCGAAGGCATCCGATATCGCCCCCGACTACGACCCACTCGCCGATGTCATCCAGCAGGCACATGCTGTTGACTTGGAGGTACACGCTTGGCTGGCTGTATATGAGGTCGCGCTTGAGTCCAAGTGGTTCGAGTGTTCCCAGCAGAACATATCCCTGAGCCACCCCGAATGGTTGATGTGCTTCAGAGACGGTAAGACTACGCTCGCCCACAGCAAGATCTGGGTAGACCCCGGCGTACCCGCGGTTCAGGATCACTTCGTTTCCATTGTCCTTGACCTGCTCAAGAAGTACGCTGTTGACGGAATCCACCTCGACAATATCAGATACCCGGATGCCAAGAGCGGCTACAATGCCACGAGCTTGGAGCGCTTCAACGGCGAGCGAGCCGGAACCGACATTCCTGCGGACGATGACACCGTATGGAATGCCTGGCGATGCAGGCAGATCACCGACCTGGTACGCAAGGTCAAGGCCAGCATTGAGACGACAAAGCCCGAAGTCAAGCTATCGGCGTCTGTGTGTTCCGAAAGTCCCAAGCTGGCTAGCGAGATATTCCTGCAGGAGTGGAGTGTGTGGACCAGGGACAACCTCATGGACTTTGTCGTTCCCATGGTCTATCTCACCGTGGACCGGATGCCTCGTTATGCCGCACACGCGCTGACTGCGGCTTACAACCGTGACGTATACGTCGGCATCGGCGCATACAGATTGTCGGCAGACCTAGCCTCCAAGCATATCACCGATGTCAGGGGATCTGGCGGGCTTGGCATCGTAGTGTACAGCTATCACTATCTCCGTCCCGACGTTGCGACCGACCAATGCGCCAAGTTGTCGGACCTTCGTTCGTCGGTGTTTACTGACGCTGCGGCAGTTCCAGCCATGCCATGGAAACAACAGGAGGCAAATTGA
- a CDS encoding DUF4091 domain-containing protein: MERRDVLKGMAAGMGALGLGALDKVEAATERPVKSIERNEMKFWLETSLKRVFPNSPPGDAGPLRLLAARNERVSFQACLRVLKTTAVRVRASIEGADGLSPVIRRVGFVPLQGLDIDVPKDEIDGIGHIPGLAPDPLYPEDWAHVGPEANCAFWFTLSVPKDAQPGTRRLTVRLTIEDETSHTGWLGVKPWSVELPVELTIHPLVVQRRKDFPVTHWIFLESIWDWYRIEPYSDRFWELAEAYVADMVAHGVDCIYSPIFNNRHEIMPRPAQLLRVRRTGEHAYEFDFSDVRRWIRMALRCGANYVEWTHFFTPAPTSGRYPQHIWERWDELGEMLWPAEISATSETYRGFLERFLPEFKRMLEEEKALDKSLFHCADEPDGDVQMADYRKARGLLKELAPWMKVMDAMSDPRFATERLSDMPVPSIVTAPQFTAAGCPAWTYFCCGPRGRYLQRLLDTPLAKLRMAGWLFYKLGAKGFLHWGHNYWHVFCTGTIGNPFHDPANGSWPWLPYGDPFVVYPGADGPMSSVRWEVLSESLQDYALLQSAGIEPDDPMLAELKDYETFPKSEDWLKAARAKILTGRHRAG, encoded by the coding sequence ATGGAGCGGAGGGATGTGTTGAAGGGCATGGCGGCGGGAATGGGCGCGCTGGGACTCGGGGCGCTGGATAAAGTCGAGGCTGCGACAGAGAGGCCCGTGAAGTCGATCGAGCGGAACGAGATGAAGTTCTGGCTGGAGACCTCGCTGAAGCGTGTGTTCCCCAACTCTCCGCCGGGTGACGCCGGTCCGCTGAGGCTACTCGCGGCGCGGAACGAGCGGGTCTCCTTCCAGGCGTGCCTGCGCGTACTGAAGACGACAGCGGTCCGGGTCCGAGCCTCCATCGAGGGCGCGGATGGTCTCTCGCCGGTCATCCGTAGAGTCGGGTTCGTCCCGCTCCAGGGGCTCGACATAGATGTCCCGAAGGACGAGATAGACGGCATCGGCCATATCCCCGGCTTGGCCCCCGATCCGCTCTACCCCGAGGACTGGGCGCACGTCGGACCGGAAGCCAACTGCGCCTTCTGGTTCACTCTCTCAGTCCCCAAGGACGCCCAGCCTGGAACGCGCAGACTGACGGTCCGGCTCACCATTGAGGACGAGACCTCGCACACCGGTTGGCTGGGAGTCAAGCCCTGGAGCGTGGAACTCCCTGTCGAGCTGACGATCCATCCACTCGTCGTGCAGCGCCGGAAGGACTTCCCGGTCACCCACTGGATCTTCCTCGAATCCATCTGGGACTGGTACAGGATCGAGCCGTACAGCGATCGGTTCTGGGAACTGGCGGAGGCGTACGTCGCGGACATGGTCGCTCACGGCGTGGACTGCATCTACTCCCCGATCTTCAACAACCGCCATGAGATCATGCCGCGCCCGGCCCAACTTCTCAGAGTCAGGCGCACCGGCGAGCACGCGTACGAGTTCGATTTCAGCGACGTGCGGCGGTGGATACGGATGGCGCTCCGATGCGGGGCGAACTACGTCGAGTGGACGCACTTCTTCACCCCCGCGCCGACGAGCGGGCGATATCCGCAGCACATCTGGGAGCGCTGGGACGAGCTCGGCGAGATGCTCTGGCCGGCGGAGATCAGCGCGACATCGGAGACCTACCGCGGATTCCTGGAGCGGTTTCTGCCCGAGTTCAAGCGCATGCTCGAAGAGGAAAAGGCTCTCGACAAGTCACTCTTCCACTGCGCGGATGAGCCGGACGGCGACGTGCAGATGGCCGACTACCGGAAGGCCCGCGGACTGCTGAAGGAACTCGCGCCGTGGATGAAGGTGATGGACGCGATGAGCGATCCGCGCTTCGCTACCGAGCGGCTGAGCGACATGCCGGTACCGAGCATCGTCACCGCTCCGCAGTTCACGGCGGCGGGGTGCCCGGCGTGGACCTACTTCTGCTGCGGGCCGAGGGGGCGGTATCTCCAGCGGCTGCTCGATACTCCTCTGGCGAAGCTCCGGATGGCGGGATGGCTTTTCTACAAGCTCGGCGCGAAGGGGTTCCTCCACTGGGGGCACAACTACTGGCACGTCTTCTGCACCGGGACGATCGGCAACCCGTTCCACGATCCCGCGAACGGTTCGTGGCCGTGGCTCCCGTACGGCGATCCGTTCGTCGTCTACCCCGGAGCGGACGGCCCGATGAGTTCGGTCCGGTGGGAGGTGCTCTCGGAGAGCCTGCAGGACTACGCGCTGCTCCAGTCGGCGGGTATCGAACCCGATGACCCGATGCTGGCGGAGCTGAAGGACTACGAGACCTTCCCCAAGTCCGAAGACTGGCTGAAGGCGGCGCGAGCGAAGATCCTGACAGGTCGGCACCGCGCCGGTTGA
- a CDS encoding glycosyltransferase family 39 protein — protein MMPDTNLTKQQVDGGDGAARQPLRARLEALIPVAVVVALLAPFVRRAFSIDDPLFIWMAEHILKHPLDPYGLSVNWGLVREPMSKVMQNPPLDSYFIAGVIRLVGLSEVRLHLAFLLPAAVAAWGIYHIARRFCTRPLEATLAAVLTPAFLVCGSTVMCDMMMVAFWVWAVHFWVKGADENRLWMIVLASVLIALSALTKYFGAVLIPLLLAYHFLAKRRPAYLLSFLIPVLVLIAYNYWTQSLYGRGLVLDAFRQSGLYREEIGAALLPKTMTGLAFAGGCLASVIFLAPLMWSRRALAGWVGTAAAAVVVLGLASGHSLKLDGADRWLLSAHMGLFAAAGVSLFALAAADLTERRDADSALLFLWMAGTLLFVGALNWTVNGRVILPAAPAAGVLMMRLEERRRLHGRPVQGRSLALPLALSALLALAVANADYQFACSSRTAALAIHEKFGGQGTRWFHGHWGFQYYMQRLGAEPYDNDTTVFTLGDAVILPVNNTLVGRPPAGARVMTGDFPGSAWLSTMNKQRGTGFHSDVWGPIPYGFGLTSPETYRVMLVDEWNYPLLKHSAK, from the coding sequence GTGATGCCTGACACCAACCTTACAAAGCAACAAGTGGACGGCGGAGACGGGGCGGCGCGGCAGCCTCTCCGCGCTCGCCTGGAGGCGCTCATCCCCGTCGCGGTCGTCGTTGCGCTCCTCGCGCCTTTCGTGCGCCGAGCCTTCTCGATAGACGATCCCCTCTTCATCTGGATGGCCGAGCATATCCTCAAGCATCCCTTGGACCCCTACGGCCTGAGCGTCAACTGGGGTCTTGTGCGGGAGCCGATGTCCAAGGTGATGCAGAATCCCCCGCTCGACAGCTACTTCATCGCGGGCGTGATACGTCTCGTCGGGTTGAGCGAGGTCAGGCTTCACCTCGCGTTCCTTCTGCCGGCGGCCGTGGCGGCGTGGGGCATCTATCACATTGCCCGACGATTCTGCACTCGTCCGCTCGAGGCGACGCTCGCAGCGGTTCTTACACCCGCATTCCTGGTCTGCGGCTCCACGGTCATGTGCGACATGATGATGGTCGCCTTCTGGGTCTGGGCGGTTCACTTCTGGGTGAAGGGCGCCGACGAGAATCGCCTGTGGATGATCGTACTGGCGAGCGTTCTGATCGCACTGAGCGCCCTGACGAAGTACTTCGGCGCGGTCCTGATCCCCCTGCTGCTTGCTTACCATTTCCTCGCGAAGCGCAGGCCGGCTTACTTGCTGAGCTTCCTGATCCCCGTTCTCGTGTTGATAGCCTACAACTATTGGACGCAGTCGCTCTACGGGCGCGGGCTCGTGTTGGATGCCTTCAGGCAGTCGGGGCTGTACCGAGAGGAGATCGGAGCCGCACTGCTGCCCAAGACGATGACCGGACTCGCCTTCGCCGGGGGATGCCTCGCAAGCGTCATCTTTCTCGCTCCTCTCATGTGGAGTCGAAGGGCGCTGGCCGGCTGGGTCGGGACCGCGGCGGCGGCGGTGGTCGTGCTGGGACTGGCCAGCGGCCATTCGCTGAAGTTGGACGGGGCCGACCGATGGCTTCTCTCCGCGCACATGGGTTTGTTCGCGGCGGCGGGAGTAAGCCTCTTTGCCCTTGCCGCCGCGGATCTGACCGAGCGAAGGGACGCGGACTCGGCCCTGCTGTTCCTGTGGATGGCGGGTACGCTGTTATTCGTAGGCGCATTGAACTGGACGGTGAACGGTCGCGTGATTCTTCCGGCGGCGCCGGCCGCGGGGGTTCTGATGATGCGCCTGGAAGAGCGGCGGCGCCTGCACGGCAGGCCGGTCCAAGGCCGTTCGCTCGCCCTGCCCCTGGCGCTCAGCGCCCTCCTCGCGCTCGCGGTCGCGAACGCGGACTACCAGTTCGCCTGCTCGAGTCGCACCGCCGCGCTGGCCATCCATGAAAAGTTCGGCGGGCAGGGGACGAGATGGTTTCATGGACACTGGGGTTTCCAGTACTACATGCAGCGGTTAGGGGCCGAGCCGTACGACAACGACACGACAGTCTTCACTCTCGGTGATGCGGTGATCCTGCCCGTCAACAACACGCTGGTCGGTCGTCCGCCTGCGGGGGCGAGAGTAATGACCGGGGATTTCCCGGGAAGCGCGTGGCTCTCGACTATGAACAAGCAGCGTGGGACCGGGTTCCACTCCGACGTCTGGGGGCCGATTCCCTACGGGTTCGGACTCACTTCGCCGGAAACATACCGTGTTATGCTGGTGGACGAGTGGAACTATCCTTTGTTGAAACACTCCGCGAAGTGA
- a CDS encoding glycosyltransferase family 39 protein — MTDSNAGNIEERGATLEAAARRGISERLSVLIPATVAALLLAPFIRRAFGVDDPLFIGMAEQILKHPLDPYGFTVNWSFSQQPMSVVMQNPPLNSYFIAGVIRSVGLSEVRLHLAFLLPAMAAALGTYLLARRFCTRPLAATFAAALTPAFAVSGSTVMCDMMMLALWVWAVYLWVKGTEEDLVWMIVLASLLIALSALTKYYGVALIPLLLAWSLLSSHRPARLLWLLVPISLLIAYNLWTKALYGRPLMLDAFGLSGQYREALGTHLFPKTMVGLSFAGGCLSSVIFLAPVLWSRRWLAAWTALAAGLTLLCRYTEAVTSFPIEMADQHRWLIALHLGVFAAAGASIFVLALKDLSARRDADSALFFLWLAGTLIFVGLLNWTVNGRVILPMAPALGIVAVRAIERRGKPISSLALAVPIILSALVALSVAHADRQFADSQRAVAYALHRDFETDGTMRFQGHWGFQYYMERLGAKPLELRRTRFRPGDVVVIPENNTCVDIPPQGLTMHRGEFPGSRWLSTMSFQRKTGFHSDAWGPIPYGLGLTSPEIYYIIPMDDYNLSLLAPPE; from the coding sequence ATGACCGATTCGAATGCCGGAAACATCGAGGAGCGTGGCGCGACGCTGGAAGCGGCCGCCCGGCGCGGAATCTCCGAGCGCCTGTCGGTCCTGATTCCGGCCACCGTCGCGGCGCTTCTTCTGGCGCCCTTCATCCGCAGGGCGTTCGGCGTGGACGATCCCCTGTTCATCGGGATGGCCGAGCAGATCCTCAAGCACCCTCTCGACCCATACGGTTTCACCGTCAACTGGTCGTTCTCGCAACAGCCGATGTCGGTTGTCATGCAGAACCCCCCGCTGAACAGCTACTTCATCGCCGGCGTGATCCGCTCCGTCGGGTTGAGCGAGGTCAGGCTTCACCTCGCATTCCTTCTGCCTGCGATGGCGGCGGCGTTGGGGACCTACCTCCTGGCGCGGCGTTTCTGCACCCGTCCGCTGGCGGCGACTTTCGCAGCGGCGCTCACGCCCGCGTTCGCGGTCTCCGGGTCTACCGTCATGTGCGACATGATGATGCTGGCGCTCTGGGTGTGGGCGGTGTATCTCTGGGTCAAGGGGACGGAGGAAGACCTCGTGTGGATGATCGTCCTGGCGAGTCTGCTGATCGCCCTGAGCGCCCTGACGAAGTACTACGGCGTTGCTCTTATCCCTCTGCTGCTCGCCTGGTCGCTTCTTTCGAGCCACAGGCCGGCACGGCTCCTCTGGCTCCTGGTCCCGATTTCGCTGCTGATCGCATACAACCTGTGGACGAAGGCCCTGTACGGGCGTCCCCTGATGCTCGATGCGTTCGGGCTCTCGGGGCAGTATCGCGAAGCCCTGGGTACGCATCTCTTCCCAAAGACAATGGTCGGGCTCTCGTTCGCCGGGGGATGCCTCTCGAGCGTCATCTTTCTCGCTCCGGTTCTGTGGAGCCGCAGATGGCTCGCGGCATGGACCGCGCTCGCGGCGGGTCTGACCCTGCTCTGCCGGTACACCGAGGCAGTCACGAGCTTTCCGATCGAGATGGCGGACCAACACCGCTGGCTGATTGCGCTGCACCTCGGAGTGTTCGCAGCCGCCGGGGCAAGCATCTTCGTTCTGGCCCTCAAGGATCTTTCTGCGCGCAGGGATGCGGACTCGGCCCTGTTCTTCCTGTGGCTCGCGGGCACACTGATCTTCGTCGGCCTGCTGAACTGGACGGTGAACGGCCGCGTGATCCTTCCGATGGCTCCGGCGCTCGGCATAGTGGCAGTGCGGGCGATCGAGCGTCGCGGGAAGCCGATATCGTCGCTCGCACTCGCCGTGCCGATTATACTGAGCGCGCTGGTCGCCCTGTCCGTCGCCCATGCCGACCGCCAGTTCGCCGACTCTCAACGCGCGGTCGCCTACGCCCTGCACCGGGACTTCGAGACCGACGGCACGATGCGCTTCCAGGGACACTGGGGGTTTCAGTACTACATGGAGCGACTTGGAGCGAAGCCTCTCGAACTCCGGCGCACCAGGTTCCGGCCGGGCGACGTGGTGGTCATACCGGAGAACAACACCTGCGTGGACATCCCTCCTCAGGGACTGACGATGCACAGGGGAGAGTTCCCGGGCAGCCGCTGGCTCTCGACGATGAGTTTCCAGCGCAAGACCGGGTTCCATTCCGACGCGTGGGGGCCGATACCGTACGGCTTGGGCCTCACCTCCCCGGAGATCTACTACATCATCCCGATGGACGATTACAACCTCTCACTCCTCGCGCCGCCCGAGTAG